From a single Chitinophaga sp. Cy-1792 genomic region:
- a CDS encoding phosphatidylserine decarboxylase family protein: MKIHREGFATISLVFLVLLVINGAVSYWFDSPVLTWSLLAVSVVFFLFIVSFFRIPSRQNTSGDNLVISPCDGKVVVIEEVYEPEYFKDKRLQVSIFMSPANVHVNRNPISGQVKLSQYHPGKYLVAWHPKSSTENERHSVVIDNGKTAILVRQIAGALARRIVNYLKPGMEVKQNEEMGFIKFGSRVDLYLPLGTEVTVQLEQIVKGQQTVIAKL; this comes from the coding sequence ATGAAGATCCATCGTGAAGGATTTGCTACCATTTCTCTCGTATTCCTGGTTTTGCTGGTAATTAACGGAGCAGTATCCTACTGGTTCGATTCTCCGGTACTGACCTGGAGCCTCCTGGCCGTTTCTGTAGTATTTTTCCTGTTCATCGTGTCCTTTTTCCGGATACCTTCCAGACAAAATACCTCAGGCGATAACCTCGTAATTTCTCCCTGCGATGGTAAAGTAGTAGTAATTGAAGAAGTGTATGAACCTGAATACTTTAAAGATAAAAGACTCCAGGTATCTATATTCATGAGCCCTGCTAACGTGCATGTGAACAGGAACCCGATCAGTGGTCAGGTAAAGCTCTCCCAATACCATCCTGGTAAATACCTGGTGGCATGGCACCCTAAATCTTCTACAGAAAATGAAAGACATTCTGTGGTAATCGATAACGGTAAAACCGCCATCCTCGTACGTCAGATCGCCGGTGCACTGGCACGCAGAATCGTGAACTACCTGAAACCAGGTATGGAAGTAAAGCAAAACGAAGAAATGGGCTTCATTAAATTTGGTTCCCGTGTAGATCTTTACTTACCTTTAGGAACAGAGGTAACTGTGCAACTGGAACAAATCGTTAAAGGCCAGCAAACAGTTATCGCAAAACTCTAA
- a CDS encoding YjjG family noncanonical pyrimidine nucleotidase encodes MRYKHLFFDLDHTLWDFETNEQETLLELYDEHGLQQKGVPTFQEFSKSYVGHNERLWDRFRKGYITRNDLRFKRFRLTLLDFKIGDEKLNEAIANQFLDILPTKNRLFPHAIETLDYLAAKNYPMHMITNGFESTQLLKMKNSGIDKYFTHIITSELAGSLKPYREIFDYAMAKADTSAADSIMIGDAMELDIKGAHGVGMDQIYFNPAKPPVEFTPTYTINSLKEIQGIL; translated from the coding sequence ATGAGATACAAACATCTTTTCTTTGACCTGGATCATACGCTCTGGGATTTTGAGACAAATGAACAGGAAACCTTGCTGGAGTTGTACGATGAACATGGATTACAACAAAAGGGAGTGCCAACATTTCAGGAATTTTCGAAATCATATGTAGGTCACAACGAACGCCTCTGGGATAGATTCAGAAAAGGATATATCACCCGCAACGATCTTCGCTTCAAACGTTTCAGACTTACCCTCCTCGACTTTAAAATCGGCGACGAAAAGCTGAATGAAGCCATTGCCAACCAGTTTCTGGATATTCTGCCAACTAAAAACAGGCTGTTTCCGCATGCGATCGAAACACTGGACTACCTGGCTGCCAAAAACTACCCTATGCATATGATTACCAATGGGTTCGAGTCTACGCAGTTGCTGAAAATGAAGAATTCAGGGATAGATAAATATTTTACACATATTATCACCTCTGAGCTGGCCGGTAGCCTCAAACCTTACCGTGAAATTTTCGATTATGCGATGGCAAAAGCGGATACTTCCGCTGCGGATAGTATTATGATCGGAGACGCGATGGAACTGGATATCAAGGGAGCACACGGTGTTGGGATGGATCAGATCTATTTCAATCCGGCGAAGCCACCGGTTGAATTTACCCCTACATATACCATTAATAGTCTGAAAGAGATCCAGGGTATTTTATAA
- a CDS encoding LytTR family DNA-binding domain-containing protein, whose protein sequence is MRAIIVDDEKHSRDVLRILLENNCPNISVMATCSNGTAALEAIVKYEPQLLFLDVEMPGLDGFQVLEASKKGTFAVIFTTAYDHYAVQAIRHSALDYLLKPIDANELQEAVEKAIEHIGQPVAKKVDHLVEILHQHIKQAERLALPTAEGLRMVIVNDILYCESDGANTNVFLRSQDNSFSASRTLKEMEEMLEDKAFFRVHNCYIVNLSFMDKYIKGDGGEIIMCDGQSVPVSRQKKQDFLLRIERM, encoded by the coding sequence ATGCGAGCCATCATTGTGGACGACGAGAAACATAGTCGGGATGTACTTCGTATACTACTGGAAAATAACTGTCCGAATATCTCGGTAATGGCTACCTGTAGTAATGGAACGGCCGCACTCGAAGCCATCGTTAAATACGAACCGCAACTGTTATTCCTGGATGTCGAAATGCCGGGTCTGGACGGTTTCCAGGTGCTGGAAGCCAGTAAAAAAGGCACTTTTGCTGTGATCTTCACCACCGCATACGACCACTATGCCGTACAGGCTATCCGCCACAGCGCACTGGATTATCTGCTCAAACCCATCGACGCGAATGAATTACAGGAAGCTGTGGAAAAAGCAATTGAACACATAGGACAACCAGTTGCCAAAAAGGTAGATCACCTCGTCGAAATACTTCATCAGCATATCAAACAGGCAGAAAGACTCGCCCTGCCCACTGCCGAAGGACTGCGCATGGTTATCGTCAACGATATCCTGTACTGCGAATCTGATGGCGCCAATACCAACGTATTTCTCCGCTCACAGGACAACTCCTTCTCTGCTTCCCGCACCCTGAAAGAAATGGAAGAAATGCTGGAAGATAAAGCCTTCTTCAGGGTACATAACTGCTACATCGTTAACCTCTCCTTCATGGATAAATACATCAAAGGCGATGGCGGCGAAATCATTATGTGCGACGGACAGAGTGTACCGGTATCCCGCCAGAAAAAGCAGGACTTCCTGCTGCGGATAGAGCGCATGTAA
- a CDS encoding ATP-binding protein: MKRFFNYMQGGKSVSFLYLLVLAYTVAALVWWGILLLRQSHQITTFELQNLKLRTDSLTQPVEYQIEFQRIQKDERMRSFKYLGEGLTFLGIILMGAGFVFRAVLKYMKLSRQQQNFMMAVTHELKSPIAAAKLNLETIRKHKLDEEKQTRLIDNTIRETNRLDQLCNNILLAAQLETHKYQLFKEPLNISAIFEAGIKELGGRIGTHDIQASILPGVWMEGDKLMLHIVLSNLVENAAKYAPRNSTIYVKLFEENKQLRLQVIDEGPGIPDEEKERIFLKFYRVGNENTRKAKGSGLGLFLTAKIVEQHNGTIEVLDNKPSGACFDITWTNYSIQTA, encoded by the coding sequence ATGAAAAGATTCTTTAACTACATGCAGGGAGGCAAATCTGTCTCCTTCCTTTATTTGCTCGTTCTGGCATATACAGTGGCAGCACTGGTATGGTGGGGAATCCTGTTGCTCCGCCAGAGTCATCAGATCACCACTTTCGAACTGCAAAACCTGAAACTTCGTACCGATAGTCTTACGCAACCCGTTGAATATCAAATAGAATTTCAGCGTATTCAGAAGGACGAAAGAATGCGCTCCTTCAAATACCTGGGCGAAGGACTTACCTTCCTGGGTATCATACTCATGGGCGCAGGCTTCGTATTCAGGGCAGTACTGAAGTACATGAAACTTAGCCGGCAACAGCAAAACTTTATGATGGCAGTCACCCATGAACTGAAATCGCCCATCGCCGCCGCCAAGCTAAACCTGGAAACTATACGCAAACATAAGCTGGATGAAGAAAAGCAAACCAGACTTATAGACAATACCATCCGCGAAACCAACCGCCTCGATCAACTCTGTAATAATATCCTGCTGGCAGCCCAGCTGGAAACCCATAAATACCAGCTGTTTAAGGAGCCATTGAATATTTCCGCCATCTTTGAGGCAGGAATTAAGGAATTAGGCGGACGAATTGGCACACATGACATTCAGGCAAGCATTTTGCCGGGGGTATGGATGGAAGGTGACAAGCTGATGTTACACATCGTACTCAGTAACCTTGTGGAAAATGCTGCCAAATATGCACCGCGTAACAGTACCATCTATGTAAAGCTGTTTGAAGAAAACAAACAACTCAGATTACAGGTCATTGACGAAGGTCCTGGTATCCCTGATGAAGAAAAAGAAAGAATCTTCCTGAAGTTTTACCGCGTAGGCAACGAAAATACAAGGAAAGCAAAAGGTTCCGGGCTGGGCCTGTTCCTGACCGCTAAAATTGTAGAGCAACACAACGGAACTATAGAAGTACTGGACAATAAACCTTCCGGCGCCTGCTTTGATATAACATGGACGAATTATTCCATTCAAACGGCGTAA
- a CDS encoding histidine kinase → MAHILTDVFLGVAWPYWAFFLASTLTLLILFFLRERKIRRASAKEITQQQAMINLEIHAFQAQLDPHFIFNSLNAIHHYILTTSTDLASLYLTRFSRLMRMVMSNFNKEWVTLHEDLEALELYLQLEQLRFDQQFQYQLQIAPDIAPHNSLIPPLIIQPYVQYAIWQRLLLRPEKGGGELNICIDRDDDRIFITVEDNGEPEMKLLDDTSERLVHCIDIASERLYMMSERYQMKASISTQQLVDTTSAPCGNRIVISMRHTSCRQALVS, encoded by the coding sequence GTGGCACATATTTTAACAGATGTATTTCTGGGAGTTGCCTGGCCATACTGGGCTTTTTTCCTCGCCAGTACCCTTACGCTCCTGATTCTTTTCTTTTTAAGAGAAAGAAAGATACGCCGCGCCTCCGCCAAAGAAATTACCCAGCAGCAAGCCATGATCAACCTGGAAATTCATGCCTTCCAGGCCCAGCTGGACCCACACTTCATCTTCAATAGCCTCAATGCTATCCACCATTATATTCTTACCACCAGCACCGACCTGGCATCGCTCTACCTCACCCGCTTCTCCCGACTGATGCGAATGGTGATGTCTAACTTCAATAAAGAATGGGTGACACTCCACGAAGACCTGGAAGCGCTGGAACTCTACCTGCAGCTGGAACAGCTACGATTTGATCAGCAGTTTCAATACCAGCTGCAAATAGCCCCTGATATAGCGCCACATAACAGCCTCATTCCACCCCTGATCATTCAGCCCTATGTTCAGTATGCCATCTGGCAACGCCTGCTCCTCCGCCCGGAAAAAGGCGGCGGCGAGCTGAACATCTGTATCGACAGAGATGATGACAGGATTTTTATTACGGTAGAAGATAACGGAGAGCCGGAAATGAAACTGCTGGATGATACCAGCGAACGGCTCGTTCACTGTATAGATATTGCGTCCGAGCGGCTTTACATGATGAGCGAACGCTATCAGATGAAGGCCAGCATCTCCACACAACAACTGGTAGATACTACCTCCGCCCCCTGCGGCAACCGCATTGTTATCAGTATGCGCCACACCTCCTGCCGGCAGGCGCTGGTTAGCTGA
- a CDS encoding DUF2007 domain-containing protein, which produces MEKGWVKVFASDRPYETEIVKGMLTENDIEAVIVPKQSSSFTFTIPGQVELYVPEAQAEAAKALVASHNNKPTGDPYEIDEEGEDKKDETDHE; this is translated from the coding sequence ATGGAAAAAGGATGGGTTAAAGTATTTGCCAGCGACCGCCCTTACGAAACTGAAATCGTAAAAGGTATGTTAACAGAAAATGATATAGAAGCGGTGATTGTGCCTAAACAATCATCTTCCTTTACCTTCACTATCCCTGGTCAGGTAGAGTTATATGTGCCTGAGGCTCAGGCCGAAGCAGCAAAAGCACTCGTAGCTTCCCATAACAACAAACCTACCGGCGATCCATATGAGATTGACGAAGAAGGAGAGGACAAAAAAGACGAAACAGATCACGAATAG
- a CDS encoding phosphatidate cytidylyltransferase, which produces MKTFFTRTASALVFVAVMLGGILWSPFTFFLLFFLVNVFALQEYFKLIGEIDPDYKQKSSLHHYGITIASCAVITAFTNNYFMFSGISTGFLGWWVAILFLMVLPLGEILFSKDFSLKNIGYSAMGLLYVTIPFSLLVNIRLNAENIHYTADQVGTAPGWLIPLLLIIFIWINDTMAYITGSLIGRTPFAPAISPKKTIEGTLGGMILAVAAAGIYGHFWGADYLALQHWMALAGIAAVFGTIGDLIESKLKRMAGVKDSGNIMPGHGGFLDRFDSMLLAAPFAWLYVQTFMLH; this is translated from the coding sequence ATGAAGACATTTTTTACCCGCACTGCATCAGCACTGGTTTTTGTGGCAGTAATGCTGGGAGGTATCCTATGGAGCCCGTTTACCTTTTTCCTGCTTTTTTTCCTGGTAAATGTCTTTGCCCTGCAGGAATATTTCAAGCTCATCGGTGAAATTGACCCTGACTATAAACAAAAAAGTTCCCTGCACCATTATGGGATCACAATAGCGAGCTGTGCTGTAATTACAGCTTTTACCAATAATTATTTCATGTTCAGCGGCATTTCTACCGGCTTTCTGGGCTGGTGGGTCGCTATCCTTTTCCTGATGGTACTGCCATTGGGAGAAATACTTTTTAGCAAGGACTTCTCCCTGAAAAACATCGGTTATTCAGCGATGGGCCTGCTGTATGTGACCATACCATTCAGTTTGCTGGTAAATATCCGTCTGAATGCCGAAAACATCCACTATACAGCGGATCAGGTGGGTACAGCGCCAGGCTGGTTAATACCATTGCTGTTGATCATCTTCATATGGATTAACGACACCATGGCTTATATCACCGGCTCTCTGATAGGCCGTACGCCATTTGCACCAGCAATTTCGCCCAAAAAGACCATTGAAGGTACATTGGGCGGGATGATCCTGGCGGTAGCCGCTGCCGGCATCTATGGTCATTTCTGGGGTGCTGACTATCTGGCATTACAACACTGGATGGCACTGGCCGGTATCGCCGCTGTATTTGGCACCATTGGCGACCTCATCGAGTCTAAGCTCAAAAGAATGGCAGGCGTAAAGGATTCCGGCAATATCATGCCCGGCCACGGCGGATTCCTTGACAGGTTTGATTCTATGCTGCTGGCAGCACCATTTGCATGGCTCTATGTACAGACATTTATGCTCCATTGA
- a CDS encoding SDR family oxidoreductase, with product MNAVITGASKGIGKAIAERLAKEGFNVAICARHEAALQAARSSISQQNPAVTVLAEQVDMGNKAEVLAFAEKVRSQFSTIDILVNNAGIFTPGALFEEADGLLEQLMAVNVYSAYHLTRALLPDMMTKRNGHIFNLCSVASHKAYANGGSYSITKHALLGFSRNLREEMKPYGVRVTSISPGATLTASWDGFEAPPDRMMPPEDIATIVWTAYTLAKQTVVEDIVLRPVLGDI from the coding sequence ATGAATGCAGTTATCACCGGCGCAAGTAAAGGAATAGGGAAGGCCATTGCAGAAAGGCTGGCAAAAGAAGGATTTAATGTGGCTATCTGTGCCCGGCATGAAGCAGCGCTTCAAGCTGCCCGGAGCAGCATCAGTCAGCAGAATCCGGCTGTTACCGTACTGGCGGAACAGGTAGATATGGGCAATAAAGCAGAGGTGCTGGCATTTGCCGAAAAAGTCAGATCACAATTTTCTACCATAGATATATTGGTCAATAATGCCGGCATATTCACGCCAGGTGCCCTTTTTGAAGAGGCTGACGGCTTGCTGGAGCAATTAATGGCAGTAAATGTATACAGTGCGTATCATCTCACCAGGGCATTATTACCTGACATGATGACTAAACGCAACGGACATATTTTTAATCTGTGCTCTGTTGCCAGCCATAAAGCCTACGCCAATGGCGGATCTTACAGTATTACCAAGCATGCTTTGCTGGGTTTCAGCCGCAACCTGCGGGAAGAAATGAAACCTTATGGGGTCAGGGTAACCAGTATCAGTCCGGGTGCTACCCTCACCGCCTCCTGGGATGGCTTTGAGGCGCCACCAGACAGAATGATGCCTCCGGAAGATATTGCCACCATCGTGTGGACCGCCTACACGCTCGCCAAACAGACAGTAGTAGAGGATATCGTACTACGTCCCGTTTTAGGAGATATTTAA
- a CDS encoding Fic family protein, protein MLQSISKINELVEKLWSLQPIKAEFQERINRKVRLEFNYNSNHIEGNTLTYGETKLLFMFDKTTGNHDLREYEEMKAHDVAFELVKEMAADKERPLSESSIRHLHEVLLVRPYWRDAVTGSGEPSRKQIQIGVYKTAPNHVKLLDGTIFHYASPEDTPAMMAEMINWYRMEEEAGELHPLQLAALLHYRFVRIHPFDDGNGRLSRLLMNYVLLRANYPPAIIKSADKKNYLFALNQADVGDLDTFVQYVGEQLIWSLELYIDGANGGMLDELEELKEVINRWRRQRFDSPSDIAHLYNLTIYHACKNSKIEDLIKLITENITVFYPLFRRHSLDVLLNGVKIAEPDGLNLEMEHKLKDYNNSHHEDVLTELVKEICIEIKLVDYLHGEVTPFSVQTKITINFQPHSYEVGIDNEKVNEWKYNEYLTSDDRTAIVSTTIRRIFERVKQLAASYPEG, encoded by the coding sequence ATGCTTCAAAGTATTTCAAAGATAAATGAGCTTGTTGAAAAATTGTGGTCATTACAGCCCATCAAAGCTGAATTTCAGGAACGCATTAATAGAAAAGTGCGCCTGGAATTTAACTACAACTCCAATCATATTGAGGGTAATACACTCACCTATGGAGAAACAAAGTTGTTGTTTATGTTTGATAAGACGACAGGAAACCATGATTTAAGAGAATATGAAGAAATGAAGGCACATGATGTCGCTTTTGAATTGGTGAAGGAAATGGCTGCTGATAAAGAACGACCACTATCTGAATCCTCGATCAGGCATTTGCATGAAGTCCTCCTCGTCAGACCATATTGGAGAGATGCTGTAACAGGCTCTGGGGAGCCGTCCAGAAAACAAATACAAATCGGTGTATATAAAACTGCGCCTAATCATGTGAAATTGCTGGATGGAACAATATTTCATTATGCCTCACCGGAAGACACTCCGGCAATGATGGCAGAAATGATTAATTGGTACCGGATGGAAGAGGAAGCCGGAGAACTTCATCCGCTTCAACTTGCAGCACTTTTACATTACAGGTTTGTGAGAATTCATCCGTTTGATGATGGAAATGGCCGTCTTTCGCGTCTGTTAATGAATTATGTTTTGCTGAGAGCAAATTACCCACCTGCAATTATTAAATCAGCGGATAAAAAGAACTATTTATTTGCGCTTAATCAGGCAGATGTGGGAGACCTTGATACCTTTGTACAATATGTCGGTGAGCAACTAATCTGGAGCCTGGAATTGTACATAGATGGGGCAAATGGCGGAATGCTGGATGAACTGGAAGAACTGAAGGAAGTGATTAACCGTTGGAGAAGACAGCGTTTTGATTCGCCATCGGATATAGCCCACTTATATAATTTAACTATATATCACGCATGCAAAAACAGTAAAATTGAAGATCTTATTAAATTAATAACTGAGAATATTACAGTTTTTTACCCCCTATTTCGTCGCCATAGTCTAGATGTCCTTTTAAACGGAGTGAAGATAGCTGAGCCTGATGGGCTTAATCTGGAAATGGAGCACAAATTAAAAGATTACAATAACTCCCACCATGAAGATGTTTTGACAGAGTTAGTAAAAGAAATATGCATTGAAATAAAATTAGTTGATTACCTACATGGAGAAGTAACACCTTTTTCCGTTCAGACTAAGATCACCATTAACTTTCAACCACATTCCTATGAAGTGGGAATTGACAATGAGAAGGTAAATGAATGGAAATATAATGAGTATTTAACATCGGACGACAGAACGGCAATTGTTAGTACAACCATTAGGCGAATTTTCGAAAGAGTCAAACAACTAGCTGCAAGCTACCCCGAAGGGTAA
- a CDS encoding SH3 domain-containing protein: MFYTRMIRSLLLAMGLLFATCFSQVMAQQANPQQRFDEANNLYRQSKFTESANAYQQLIDEGYAERSLYFNAGNAWYKAGKIGASVYAYEKALQLSPEDAVIKHNLAIANQKVNGFVGELPLVFFQQWWLKLQHIHSSNAWAGFSLAFFWLLIAGMIVNLFIPGLKNKYLTWGNYLFGILFILHLLMAVDTYNIANNHDNGIVMTSTVKVKAAPDDNSKDLFELHEGMKVKVLDATKEFCKIEMNDGKNGWVICNGVKRL, from the coding sequence ATGTTCTATACAAGAATGATCAGATCGTTATTACTGGCTATGGGCTTGCTTTTCGCCACTTGCTTTTCGCAAGTGATGGCACAGCAGGCAAATCCGCAACAACGTTTTGACGAAGCCAATAATCTTTATCGACAGAGTAAATTCACAGAATCTGCCAACGCCTATCAACAACTGATTGATGAAGGCTATGCCGAACGTTCCCTGTATTTCAACGCAGGTAACGCCTGGTATAAGGCCGGCAAAATAGGCGCTTCGGTATATGCTTACGAAAAGGCATTGCAGCTTTCCCCGGAAGATGCAGTCATCAAACACAATCTGGCCATTGCCAACCAGAAAGTGAACGGTTTCGTAGGGGAGTTACCGTTAGTATTCTTTCAGCAATGGTGGCTGAAGCTGCAACATATCCATAGCAGCAACGCATGGGCAGGTTTCTCACTGGCATTCTTCTGGTTACTGATAGCCGGCATGATCGTCAACCTCTTCATCCCCGGCCTGAAAAATAAATACCTCACCTGGGGCAATTACCTCTTTGGCATCTTATTCATCCTTCATTTGCTGATGGCGGTAGATACCTACAATATTGCCAATAACCACGACAACGGTATCGTCATGACAAGCACCGTTAAGGTGAAAGCCGCTCCTGATGATAATAGCAAGGATTTGTTTGAACTGCATGAAGGCATGAAGGTGAAAGTCCTGGACGCTACGAAAGAATTTTGCAAAATAGAAATGAATGACGGTAAGAACGGATGGGTAATCTGTAATGGTGTTAAACGGCTCTGA
- a CDS encoding response regulator transcription factor has translation MKEATKASILLVEDEENLQEALKLNLELEGYEVTAVDNGTAALKAVKNEYFDLIILDIMLPEMDGIAVCENIRIQNNEVPILFLSAKNSSADRVLGLKKGGDDYMTKPFNLEELLLRVEKLIVKNKKIQDKDSVPNVYKFGNNTIDFAAQECIGKDGKHYELSKKEAMLLKLLIENKGEVVTREKILQVVWGYNVYPTTRTIDNFILNFRKYFEEDSRNSKYFHSVRGVGYKFTEA, from the coding sequence ATGAAGGAAGCTACAAAGGCATCAATACTACTGGTTGAAGACGAAGAGAACCTCCAGGAAGCGCTGAAGCTGAACCTGGAGCTGGAAGGATATGAAGTAACCGCTGTGGATAATGGTACTGCTGCCCTCAAGGCAGTAAAAAACGAATATTTCGACCTCATCATACTGGATATCATGCTCCCGGAAATGGACGGCATCGCCGTTTGCGAAAATATCCGGATCCAGAATAATGAAGTACCTATTCTCTTCCTTAGCGCTAAAAATAGCAGCGCCGACAGAGTACTCGGCCTCAAAAAAGGCGGCGACGACTACATGACCAAACCCTTCAACCTGGAAGAATTACTCCTCCGCGTTGAAAAGCTGATCGTTAAAAACAAAAAAATACAGGATAAAGACAGCGTTCCTAACGTATATAAATTCGGTAACAACACCATCGACTTCGCCGCACAGGAATGTATCGGCAAAGACGGTAAACACTATGAGCTGAGTAAAAAAGAAGCCATGCTCCTCAAACTCCTCATAGAAAACAAAGGCGAAGTAGTTACCCGTGAAAAAATCCTGCAGGTAGTATGGGGATATAACGTCTACCCTACTACGAGAACGATCGATAACTTTATTCTGAACTTCAGGAAATACTTCGAAGAAGATAGCCGCAACTCCAAATACTTCCACTCTGTACGTGGCGTCGGCTATAAATTCACAGAAGCCTGA
- a CDS encoding BatD family protein, translated as MRKCLFSLLFLVGLVNCAFAQDFRFTTTVSQNTVGLDEPFQIQFMLENGVNVTSLQAPNFKDFDILQGPSQMQGQSIMNGRRSDYFAFIYVLQAKHVGSFTIPGAVARVNGNLVKSNPVLIEVKKGTSTAGQMQQQQLQQQQQQQQQQNLGGYAQRGRGDEAMDPVLKKGEDVNEKLRKNIFVKVDVDKTNLYEGDQLTATYKLYTRLPTSSSVTKVPAFKGFSAKDIELPNPPQATEETVNGVPYKVFTIRKTLLFPLQSGTLELDPVEVDNTVRLVKLVPNKRPKAKDPFEDFFNDPSFKDPFFDDFFNRPDVETVDVPYKTKCNPVQINVKPLPADGRPASFNGAVGKFTMQAATDKTQLSTDDALTLKVTISGQGNVNLLNTPKIDIPSGFEKYDPKVTDNIEKNSNPLTGSRTFEFVLMPTEAGQHIIPPVEFSYFDPAANEYKTVKSAPFTINISQGKKAKADKQDYGLNRNELVGIQTEILPWIKQHTWFITSIWFYILLLIPVLIFLGVAYLKRRKDYNTTNAALLKHRYANKVALKRLELAARYLKEGKDKAFYEETSRAVWGYLSHKLKIPFADLSKQLVQDKLAARSINGSNTSDLFALIDNCEVALYAPGQDNTRMQGTYEKAVGIITNLENALKN; from the coding sequence ATGAGAAAATGTTTATTCTCCTTATTGTTTTTAGTAGGATTGGTAAACTGCGCATTCGCGCAGGATTTCCGTTTTACGACCACTGTGAGCCAGAATACAGTTGGGCTGGACGAGCCATTCCAGATTCAGTTTATGCTGGAAAACGGAGTGAACGTCACCAGTTTACAAGCTCCTAACTTCAAGGATTTCGACATTCTGCAAGGTCCCAGCCAGATGCAGGGACAGTCAATTATGAACGGACGCCGCTCCGATTATTTTGCATTCATTTATGTTTTGCAGGCCAAACATGTGGGAAGTTTTACTATCCCCGGGGCGGTAGCAAGAGTAAATGGTAACCTGGTAAAATCCAATCCTGTATTAATAGAGGTTAAAAAAGGTACGTCTACTGCAGGGCAGATGCAACAGCAACAGCTCCAGCAGCAACAACAACAGCAGCAGCAACAAAACCTGGGCGGCTACGCCCAGAGAGGCCGCGGCGATGAAGCCATGGACCCCGTATTGAAGAAAGGAGAGGATGTCAATGAAAAATTACGCAAGAACATCTTCGTAAAAGTAGATGTGGATAAAACCAATCTCTACGAAGGAGACCAGCTAACGGCAACGTATAAACTCTATACACGCCTGCCAACAAGTTCCAGCGTAACAAAAGTTCCTGCCTTCAAAGGATTTTCCGCTAAAGATATTGAACTTCCGAACCCGCCACAGGCAACGGAAGAAACGGTGAATGGTGTTCCCTATAAAGTATTCACCATTCGCAAAACATTATTGTTCCCACTGCAATCCGGCACCCTGGAACTCGACCCTGTAGAGGTAGACAACACGGTAAGGCTGGTGAAACTGGTGCCTAACAAGCGCCCCAAAGCAAAAGATCCGTTCGAAGACTTCTTCAATGACCCGTCATTTAAAGATCCGTTCTTTGACGATTTCTTCAATCGCCCGGATGTGGAAACAGTAGACGTCCCCTACAAAACCAAATGTAATCCGGTACAGATCAATGTGAAACCGCTGCCTGCAGATGGCCGCCCGGCGAGCTTCAATGGCGCTGTCGGTAAATTCACCATGCAAGCGGCAACCGATAAAACACAGCTCAGCACCGACGATGCATTAACACTGAAAGTAACGATCAGTGGCCAGGGCAACGTCAACCTGCTGAATACACCTAAAATAGATATCCCTTCAGGATTCGAGAAATACGATCCTAAAGTGACCGATAATATCGAGAAAAACAGCAACCCGTTGACGGGTAGCCGTACGTTCGAATTCGTACTGATGCCTACAGAAGCGGGACAACATATCATTCCGCCGGTAGAATTCTCCTATTTCGACCCGGCAGCTAATGAATATAAAACCGTTAAGTCGGCACCTTTCACAATTAACATCTCCCAGGGTAAAAAAGCCAAAGCTGATAAACAGGATTATGGCCTGAACAGAAATGAGCTGGTAGGCATTCAAACAGAAATACTGCCCTGGATAAAACAACATACCTGGTTTATTACCAGTATCTGGTTCTATATACTGTTATTAATTCCGGTATTGATATTCCTTGGCGTGGCTTATCTCAAGCGCCGCAAGGATTATAATACCACCAATGCGGCCCTCCTGAAGCATCGTTACGCCAATAAAGTAGCGCTGAAAAGACTGGAGCTGGCAGCCCGTTATCTCAAGGAAGGAAAAGACAAAGCCTTTTACGAAGAGACTTCCCGTGCTGTATGGGGCTATCTTAGCCATAAACTGAAGATTCCGTTTGCAGATCTCAGCAAGCAGCTGGTGCAGGATAAACTGGCAGCAAGAAGTATCAACGGTAGCAATACCAGCGATCTTTTTGCACTGATCGATAATTGTGAAGTAGCCTTATACGCACCAGGACAAGATAATACCCGCATGCAAGGCACCTACGAAAAAGCTGTTGGCATTATTACCAACCTGGAAAACGCATTGAAGAATTAA